The DNA region GTGTTCTTAGACGTGTTTTGATGAGAGTTCATCGTCCCGGCCGTTCCCTCCAATGCCGAACCAGATTCGAACGTCTCCGGATTCGCCGAGTCCTTCCCCTTTCCAAGGGGGGGGGAAGTTTTCTAGGTTTGGTCCATTCTCAAGGAAAAGCATGCGTGGGTTACTATCTTTATCAATGCGTGGTTGCTGGTGTTCAACATTGTTTGTGTGGGCCGCCGCCGGTGAAGTTCCGACAAGGAGTGGTTGAGCCGTCGCCGCATCAAGTGACTCCGCCACATCCAAGTCGATGATTTGGAGAATAACTCCCTCTTTTGTCTCTATTGGCTGGATTGGGATGGAGGAGTAATGCACCACATGTGACTCACCACTTTGGTAGAGGACAAATGCACTTTCGGAAAGGGACCTTGGTTTTATTCCCATTTCGGGTAAGTTGACTCCCTCACTCCTCAATGCACTTTTTGGACCGCATTGGTCAGCCAAATCCTCTTGGGATGTGCATGTTGCTTTGGCTTCTTCTTCCCCAACGGTCATCACCATTTCGTCGGGTACTTCGCCGGCGGTGGGGGTTGACGCGGCTGTCGGCGGTTCTTCATGAGCCATCGCATCTTCTCCCTCGGTCACAGGTGCCTTAGGTTGTTTTTTCTAGCTTTTTCCTACCATGTCGCCGTTGTGGTTAGCCGGGAATAGACTTACCTTACTCCTTGAGACGTTGGCTACTCGGCTAGTGCCGTTGGTCTCGGCATCAGAGCCTTCTTCCGGTCCaaagtctagtttcttcctcaGTTGCTTGTCTTCCGGTAGTGGGGATGGCACAAATCTCTTCCGGCCATGTCCTTTAGTTGGAGGAGCCGGCGTGCTCTTCCTAGCCTCCACCCGGATCTTCTTGCTCTTCAACTTCAAATCTTTCGCCGAAGACTTTGGCTTGGGGTCTTCTCTCGCGTGAAAGACCATGAGGTGATCAGGGATGAGCCTTGGCACTTCGGGATTCGGGGGAGCCGGGGTGGGGTTCGCGGTGGGGTCCGGCATGTCTAGCCGGGGTACAACCTTGGCGGTTGTGCTGCGCCTCGATCCGAGACGGTGGTATGGCGGGTCAGAGGTTGGAGGTGGTGCTTCTTGGAGAACACGATGAAGCTTACTCGGGTCTTGGGGTCGTCGCCGATGGAAGGCGGTTGTAAGAGTGGGGTGAGGGTATGGGATGGGGTGAGTGGACGTCGGGAGCGAGCCGACGGAGGTTGTGGGATGTAGGtcgttattagttcttgtttgttcttgatttattttttgCTTGTGTTATCTTTGGAAAAGAGAAATAGTGGTAAAATGCTTGAGTGGTGAgattatttgaggggaggtaaaagccaacgagtgatatacacgagtgttttgtggggtttatttttatgtaatacacgagtgaactgtgaggatggattctactgatgaaaattaaattgatcctacgttgcaagccatgcaacaacattttagaaggcttggacgtgttctggaaagtgtttcagagcgcttggagaggctggaacttcaagcaaatgcaaacaataacgaggaagaagagagtggaTGAGAggataatgatttttttttatccaaacaccttcacggtggagggttcgtgggtttGTCAAGTGATCTCCAAGCTGCCTCGGGTGGCTTTGAACGTCATCTCTTTGCAACCAAGGATAAGATTGTGAAGTGAtctcgagagatagtccgcAGCTAGCACGAAGAGGGCTGGGGATATGGGACCTCCTTGCCTGAGCCCACGGGTAGACTTAAAGAAACCCGCCGGCGCACCATTAATGaggatcgagaaccagcatgtTCCAATACACTTTTCGACGATCGTCACCCATGCTTCCGGGAAACCCATGTGCTTGAGGACCTTGATCAGAAAAGGCCATTGTACTCGATCATAAGCCTTAGCCATATCGATCTTTATAGCCACATTAGGGGCTGGGTTATTTCTTTGGAGCTCATGGAATATTTCTTGTGCAAGGAGCACATTATCATTTAACAATCTTCCCTTCACAAATCCGCTTTCATTTGGAGCCAAGATACTTGGTAGGAATGGGGCGAGTCGCTTCGTGAGGATCTTAGTTATTACCTTGTTGATCACATTACAAAGACTAATgggcctgtagtctccccatGTCTCGGGTAGTGGTTTCTTCGGAATGAGCACAATGCTCGTGGCCGTGACACTCCGCCGGAGGTAGGCCCCATTAAAGAATTGTCTAACCGGGCTTACAACGTCTGGTCCGATGATGCCCCAGCAAGCTTGATAGAATAAGGCCGAGAAACCATCCGGCCCGGGTGCACTATTGGGCGAGATATCAAAAATGGCAAATTAACTTCGTCATCATCAAGCGGTTTGGGGAGGTCATCTAAGTGCTCCGAGGGTGGAATCCGTTGCAAGAGGCTAAGGTCCGGCTCATCTAGTTCCGGATAGTCGGGCCCAAGGAGGTTTTGGAAGAAGCTGACCGCCGATTCCTTGATATCCGTATCATCTGTGAGTTCCCTCCCATTGTCAATGATCTTATGAATTCGAAGACGaatcctcttttgtttcacccaacTCTGGTAGAACCTGGTGTTTTTATCCCCCTCTTCCAGCCATTGGAGAGCCGCTTTTTGTTTCCAaaagtcctcctccatcttgagaagaaggatgtactcggcaatgcgTTTGTTGACCTCCATCCTGTTCCTGGCCGATGCGTTCCCTTCAAAGTCCGCTTGGGCCTCGGCGATGTTCTCTTCACAATTCTTGAGGTTGGCATGGATATTCCCgaagacctctttgttccatcTTTTTAGAGCTCCTTTGATCCTTGCGAATTTTAGTTTCAAGTTGAAGAGGCCCTCGGCATCCGTGGGGGCCATCCAATCTTCACGCACAAGCTCATTAAATCCCCCATGTCGCACCCACATGTTTTGAAACCGGAAGGCTCTACCGCCCTCATGGTTGCTGGGCAGCCTGCTTCTGACGAGCAATGGTCCATGATCCGATGCGATGCGAGGGAGATTTGTGACTCGTACCGCATCGAATAATTGGGATGTCGTTTCACTAATCAGCACCCTATCCAATCGTTCCATAAGGCCGTTCTTAGCCCAAGTATACTCTGCTCCGTCATAGCCCCGGTCCAGTAATCTACAATCCTCAATGGCTTCAGCAAAATCAACCATTTCCGCCTGGCGTTTTGTGTCGCTCCCCGTCCTATCCCGCAGAGATAGGATTGTGTTGAAGTCTCCTCCAATAAGCCAAGGCATCCCTTCCACCACTTGAGTAATTTCCCTCATCTTTTCCCACAGCGCAA from Salvia splendens isolate huo1 chromosome 9, SspV2, whole genome shotgun sequence includes:
- the LOC121749471 gene encoding uncharacterized protein LOC121749471, whose translation is MEPLTTPNPDKFSKALGMSFKGSNTNGKIWIFVGEGMDFIVEDDSEQLLHGRFSCPWLPSHILLSVVYAKCSRGERVALWEKMREITQVVEGMPWLIGGDFNTILSLRDRTGSDTKRQAEMVDFAEAIEDCRLLDRGYDGAEYTWAKNGLMERLDRVLISETTSQLFDAVRVTNLPRIASDHGPLLVRSRLPSNHEGGRAFRFQNMWVRHGGFNELVREDWMAPTDAEGLFNLKLKFARIKGALKRWNKEVFGNIHANLKNCEENIAEAQADFEGNASARNRMEVNKRIAEYILLLKMEEDFWKQKAALQWLEEGDKNTRFYQSWVKQKRIRLRIHKIIDNGRELTDDTDIKESAVSFFQNLLGPDYPELDEPDLSLLQRIPPSEHLDDLPKPLDDDEVNLPFLISRPIVHPGRMVSRPYSIKLAGASSDQTL